A stretch of Arcobacter arenosus DNA encodes these proteins:
- a CDS encoding nitric oxide reductase activation protein NorD, whose protein sequence is MLEWEEDAGKAWDRFLRKKTTISNKQAQVEFQTLSKQLKIFYHLLGGDKGKELKITDKRDIKKSITFLQKISGYGKSFFLTWQDEDAIYFPPKLDILPTKEENIMLYFWLVAMATNINVDSSNMIDENQKVSKYLCDKYTGFNTFYIKAKKYLISKIPELVYIDEKNIEFDDNYPFIMWIYPSLNKNSKLRNSYEEESQSQRKDEKTESLKMKKKAKQIDDKKKTDGFMAFIPEGMMSILEQVNVDRAEDDSFDEDALYNAQDLDEITLGQKKANLNSRLKMDLDIKASINEEYPIGRGHFLDEWDYTKKTYLKNYVRIKPIISVNTEEIPLPKRLQKTVKKIQSELDLLEINRFKNNHLPYGDEICIDTWIDYKGHQNKSLHHQKFYENFEKKTRDMATLILADISLSTEAGITQEIRVIDMIKDGLMVFSQALEKLEDKFAIYAFSSNKNTNVKFHIIKNFKEKYSNLIRGRIEAIKPGYYTRLGAAIRESTKILNKQQNQNKLLLIISDGKPNDIDRYDGRYGIEDTKKAIEEVKQKGITPFCITIDIEAKDYLSYLFGKNGYAVVRDSKKLPKIMPEVYINLTK, encoded by the coding sequence ATGCTTGAATGGGAAGAAGATGCAGGAAAAGCTTGGGATAGGTTTTTACGTAAAAAAACTACTATTTCAAATAAACAAGCCCAAGTTGAATTCCAAACTCTTTCTAAACAATTAAAAATCTTTTATCACCTTTTAGGAGGTGATAAAGGTAAAGAGTTAAAAATAACTGATAAAAGAGATATAAAAAAGTCAATAACATTTTTACAAAAAATATCTGGTTATGGAAAATCATTTTTTTTAACTTGGCAAGATGAAGATGCAATTTATTTCCCTCCAAAACTTGATATTTTACCAACAAAAGAAGAGAATATAATGCTTTATTTTTGGTTAGTTGCAATGGCTACAAATATAAATGTAGATAGTTCAAATATGATAGATGAAAATCAAAAAGTATCAAAGTATCTTTGTGATAAATATACTGGTTTTAATACATTTTATATCAAAGCAAAAAAGTATCTTATCTCAAAAATACCAGAACTTGTATATATTGATGAAAAGAATATAGAATTTGATGATAATTATCCATTTATAATGTGGATTTATCCATCTTTGAATAAAAATTCTAAATTAAGAAATTCTTACGAGGAAGAGAGTCAATCACAAAGAAAAGATGAAAAAACTGAATCTTTAAAAATGAAGAAAAAAGCTAAACAAATTGATGATAAAAAAAAGACAGATGGTTTTATGGCTTTTATTCCTGAAGGAATGATGAGTATTTTAGAACAAGTAAATGTTGATAGAGCAGAAGATGATAGTTTTGATGAAGATGCTTTATATAATGCCCAAGATTTAGATGAGATTACTTTAGGACAGAAAAAAGCGAATTTAAATTCTAGATTAAAAATGGATTTGGATATTAAAGCTAGTATAAATGAAGAGTACCCTATTGGACGTGGTCATTTTCTTGATGAATGGGATTATACAAAAAAAACTTATTTGAAAAACTATGTACGTATAAAACCAATTATTTCAGTGAATACAGAAGAGATACCTTTACCAAAAAGACTTCAAAAAACTGTTAAAAAAATACAGTCAGAACTTGATTTACTAGAAATCAATAGATTTAAAAATAACCATTTGCCTTATGGGGATGAGATTTGTATTGATACATGGATAGATTATAAAGGACACCAAAATAAATCTTTACATCATCAAAAATTTTATGAGAATTTTGAAAAAAAAACCAGAGATATGGCAACTCTTATTTTAGCCGATATCTCATTATCAACAGAAGCTGGAATTACACAAGAGATACGGGTAATTGATATGATAAAAGATGGTCTTATGGTTTTTTCACAAGCTTTAGAAAAACTTGAAGATAAGTTTGCAATATATGCTTTTTCATCAAATAAAAACACAAATGTAAAATTTCATATTATTAAAAACTTTAAAGAGAAATATTCAAACTTAATTAGAGGAAGAATTGAAGCAATAAAACCTGGTTATTACACAAGATTAGGTGCAGCGATTAGAGAATCAACTAAGATTTTAAATAAGCAACAAAATCAAAATAAACTCTTATTAATCATAAGTGATGGAAAACCAAATGATATAGATAGATATGATGGAAGATATGGCATTGAAGATACAAAAAAAGCTATTGAAGAAGTAAAACAAAAAGGTATTACTCCTTTTTGCATAACAATTGATATTGAAGCAAAAGATTATCTCTCATATTTATTTGGTAAAAATGGCTATGCTGTTGTAAGAGACAGCAAAAAACTACCAAAAATTATGCCTGAAGTATATATAAATTTAACAAAATAA
- a CDS encoding CbbQ/NirQ/NorQ/GpvN family protein — MSNTYYLSQTNEVELFEAAASMNLPILIKGPTGCGKTRFIEHMGEKLNREVYTVVCHDDLSAADLIGRHLIDENGTYWQDGPLTKAVRDGGICYLDEIIEARKDTTVILHSLADYRRVLPIDRTGEVIEAHPDFMLVVSYNPGYQNVLKGMKPSTKQRFISLSFTYPEKEVEKKIIIKESGADENIAQKLVDIAHEIRQLSDTDIQEAVSTRLLVYAAKLIVKGFNPYNACIHSLVESLSDEDDVLEVLEKLISLHFTKKEFDKSQ, encoded by the coding sequence ATGTCAAATACATACTATTTATCCCAAACAAATGAAGTTGAACTTTTTGAAGCTGCAGCTTCTATGAATTTACCTATTCTTATAAAAGGTCCTACAGGATGTGGAAAAACTAGATTTATTGAACATATGGGTGAAAAACTAAATAGAGAAGTTTATACAGTGGTTTGCCATGATGATTTAAGTGCTGCTGATTTAATAGGACGACATCTAATAGACGAAAATGGAACATATTGGCAAGATGGACCACTTACAAAAGCAGTTAGAGATGGAGGAATTTGCTATTTAGATGAAATTATAGAAGCTAGAAAAGATACAACTGTAATTTTACACTCTTTAGCTGATTATAGAAGAGTTTTACCAATAGATAGAACAGGAGAAGTAATTGAAGCACATCCAGATTTTATGTTAGTTGTTTCATATAATCCTGGATATCAAAATGTTTTAAAAGGTATGAAACCAAGTACAAAACAAAGGTTTATCTCCCTTAGTTTTACTTATCCAGAAAAAGAAGTGGAAAAAAAGATAATTATCAAAGAAAGTGGTGCTGATGAAAATATTGCACAAAAGTTAGTAGATATTGCACATGAGATTAGACAATTAAGTGATACAGACATTCAAGAAGCTGTATCAACAAGATTACTTGTTTACGCTGCAAAACTTATTGTCAAAGGGTTTAATCCATATAATGCTTGTATTCACTCTTTAGTAGAATCTTTAAGTGATGAAGATGATGTTTTGGAAGTTTTAGAAAAACTGATATCATTACATTTTACAAAAAAAGAGTTTGATAAAAGTCAGTAA